AATCAGCTAATGCAGGAAGGTAAACTAGGTCAACAGTTGAGTCTATTTGTATTTTAATAGAATCTATTTATATTATTGTAAGCGATCGCACCCATCATCTTGTTGAGTAAAATCGGTGACAATAGGATGATAGTTTAGGTAGTGCGATCGCATCCTGGAAAGTGATTGCAGTTTCTACGACAAAGATTAAGCAGACTGTCAATCAGAATAGTGGTAACGGCAAGCAATAATCGTTAAGTACTGATCATCCACCGCATAAACTAACCGATTAGTATCATCAATGCGCCGCGACCAAAAGCTAGCTAGGTTTTCTTTCAAGGCTTCTGGCTTACCTATCCCCTCAAACGGTAGTCGCATTGTCGCCTCAATCAGCTTGTTAATTCGTTTTAATGTTTTCTTGTCTTGCTCTTGCCAATATAAATAATCGCTCCAAGCCTCATCTGTCCATACTAACTTTCTACTCATCTAACAATTTGCGCTCCACCACTTTCCCCTGCTTAAACTGAGTAATAGAACGCTCCAAATGAGCAGCATTAGCGGGTGACTTGAGTAAATGAACAGTCTCCAGCAAACTATTAAATAACTCTAGCGACATCACAACAGCATCCTCCGCATCCCGTCTAGTAATGATGGTATAGTCTGCATCTTCCACCACTTGGTCTAAAACAGCCTTGAGGTTATTTCTCGCTTCGCTAAAAGAGACAACTTTCATTTACTTTAC
Above is a genomic segment from Nostoc sp. MS1 containing:
- a CDS encoding Txe/YoeB family addiction module toxin; amino-acid sequence: MSRKLVWTDEAWSDYLYWQEQDKKTLKRINKLIEATMRLPFEGIGKPEALKENLASFWSRRIDDTNRLVYAVDDQYLTIIACRYHYSD
- a CDS encoding type II toxin-antitoxin system Phd/YefM family antitoxin gives rise to the protein MKVVSFSEARNNLKAVLDQVVEDADYTIITRRDAEDAVVMSLELFNSLLETVHLLKSPANAAHLERSITQFKQGKVVERKLLDE